A portion of the Aquicoccus sp. G2-2 genome contains these proteins:
- a CDS encoding phosphomannomutase/phosphoglucomutase produces MKCPLATSTPNTWEFLRDPMIAPTGFREYDARWKYPDEINLPGMTALGLGLGTQMRNRGIVPVIAVGNDYRDYSLSIKHALILGLMQAGITVKDIGPALSPMAYFAQFHLDVPAVAMVTASHNPNGWTGVKMGFERPLTHGPDEMGELRDIVLQGRATPAPGGAYEFVDGVREAYLDDLVGDFSMTRPLRVVCATGNGTASAFAPELFRRIGVEVIPSHNELDYTFPHYNPNPEAMEMLHDMAASVKATGADFALGFDGDGDRCGVVDNEGEEIFADKVGVIMARDLSALHPGATFVADVKSTGLFASDPELIKNGATADYWKTGHSHMKRRVKELGALAGFEKSGHYFLAEPVGRGYDCGLRVAVELCKLMDRHPDKSMADLRRALPRTWATPTMSPHAADTEKYEILERLVARLVAKHDAGEKIAGRTIKQVVTVNGARVILDNGSWGLVRASSNTPNLVVVCESSQSDAEMRAIFAELDAVIRTEPAVGDYDQTI; encoded by the coding sequence ATGAAATGTCCACTTGCCACATCCACCCCGAATACCTGGGAATTCCTGCGCGATCCAATGATCGCCCCGACAGGCTTTCGCGAATATGATGCCCGTTGGAAATACCCAGATGAGATAAACCTGCCCGGCATGACCGCCCTTGGCCTTGGCCTTGGCACGCAGATGCGCAACCGCGGCATTGTTCCTGTCATCGCTGTAGGAAACGATTACCGCGACTATTCGCTTTCAATCAAACACGCACTCATCCTCGGGCTTATGCAGGCCGGTATCACCGTCAAGGATATCGGCCCCGCCCTGTCACCGATGGCTTATTTCGCACAGTTTCACCTCGATGTACCTGCCGTTGCCATGGTCACCGCGTCGCACAACCCGAACGGCTGGACCGGCGTCAAGATGGGGTTTGAGCGCCCGCTGACCCACGGGCCAGACGAAATGGGCGAGTTGCGCGATATCGTCCTGCAAGGCCGCGCCACACCTGCCCCCGGTGGTGCCTATGAATTTGTCGATGGCGTGCGCGAGGCTTACCTTGATGATCTCGTTGGTGATTTTAGCATGACCCGCCCGCTGCGCGTGGTCTGCGCCACCGGCAACGGCACCGCCTCAGCCTTCGCACCGGAATTGTTCCGGCGCATCGGCGTCGAAGTCATCCCCTCTCATAATGAGCTTGACTACACTTTCCCGCATTACAACCCAAACCCCGAAGCCATGGAAATGCTGCACGACATGGCCGCATCGGTGAAGGCCACAGGTGCCGATTTCGCGCTTGGCTTTGATGGCGATGGCGACCGCTGCGGCGTGGTTGACAATGAGGGCGAGGAGATTTTCGCCGACAAGGTTGGCGTCATCATGGCGCGCGATCTCAGCGCTCTTCATCCCGGTGCCACTTTCGTCGCGGATGTAAAATCCACCGGGCTTTTCGCGTCCGATCCGGAATTGATCAAAAACGGTGCCACGGCGGATTACTGGAAAACCGGCCATTCACACATGAAACGTCGGGTGAAAGAGCTTGGCGCGCTGGCGGGCTTCGAAAAATCCGGCCACTACTTCCTCGCCGAACCGGTGGGACGGGGTTATGATTGTGGGCTGCGCGTCGCGGTCGAGCTTTGCAAGCTGATGGACCGCCACCCCGACAAATCCATGGCCGATCTGCGCCGCGCCCTGCCACGCACATGGGCCACGCCCACCATGTCCCCCCATGCCGCCGATACCGAGAAATACGAAATACTTGAGCGCCTCGTCGCGCGGCTGGTCGCCAAACACGACGCGGGCGAAAAAATCGCTGGCCGCACGATCAAACAGGTCGTCACCGTCAACGGCGCCCGTGTCATCCTCGACAATGGTTCATGGGGTCTGGTGCGCGCATCCTCGAACACGCCCAACCTCGTCGTGGTCTGCGAAAGCAGTCAGTCCGACGCGGAAATGCGCGCCATCTTCGCCGAGCTTGACGCCGTCATTCGCACCGAACCCGCCGTCGGTGACTACGACCAGACAATCTGA